Genomic window (Treponema sp. J25):
ATGTGTTTTTAGGAACCCTGCTTCTTTTTTCTACGGCCCTGTACGATGTGATAGATGCTATTTTTATTTTAAGTAACCGTCTCTATTCTCCCTATGGCTTGTTTTTCTTCACCATAGGATGTGCAGGGGTCCTCGCAAATCGATATAATTTTGTGTTTAAACAGTTAAGCATGTCAAACCAGAAATTAGAAGAAACAATCGAGCAACTTACTGTTTCCAAAGAGCAGATGGCCCTCCATGCCCAAAAGTATCGCAGCCTTTTTGAAGGAACCACCGATGCGGTGGCTCTCCTGGATATGAACTTTTGCATGGTGGAATACAACCCCGCGGCTCAAAAATTATTCAATCTTACGGTCAAAGAAAAGCCGGGGCCAGTAAATCTCATGGATACGTTATATCAGGATGAACGGACGACCCACATAATGCAAGAGCAGTTTAACGAACTTAAAGAACGGTTAAAACGTTCCTCAGAGCCGGTTGAACTCTTAGTTCAATTGGCAAGTCCCCTCGGAGAACCGATTCCCTGTACCTTAAGATTCGAGAGAATTAGGTATGCAAATGCCCATGAGATTATTCTTCGGGCTATGCCAGAAACGCATAATAGCCTGGTAGAAGCCTTCCTGGAAGGACGGGAACATTATTCCATTGAAAATACGCTGACGGCGGCCGATGAAATTTGTCGGCATATATGTTCAAAATTAGGGCGGTATATTTCGCAAGAAGAGGTTACCCTGGCGATGATGGGACTCCGGGAAATGGTGATAAACGCAATTGAACACGGGAATCTCGAAGTGAGTTACGAAGAAAAAACCAGGGCCCAAAAGGAACAACGGTATTTTGAATTCCTGGCGGAACGAAAAGAGCATCCTCGATATAAGAATCGACGGGTTCGCATTGAGTATTCTATTACCCCCGAACGGGCTGTATACCGAATTACCGACGAAGGAAAGGGCTTCAATCATGCACGTTACCTTAAAGGCCCTTTGCCTGATCCCCTTTTTCAGGAAGAACAGCCCTTGGAGCATGGCCGAGGGATCATGATGAGTACGTTAGCATTTGATCGTATCGTGTACAATGAGAAGGGAAATCAGGTAACCTTAGAGAAACGTTTTAATAAGAACATGGCGGTAGATAAAATGATGCAGCTTACTTAAAATAGATATCTCTAAAGTATTCTATTGAGTGGTGATAAAAGAAGAAAAACCGCCGGAGGGAATAGCATGGAAGAATGTTTTGGGGGGCACGGCTCTAAAGAAAAGCGTTTTTTCTCAGTAAGAGAAACGAGAGGCCGTGTTAAAAATGCTGATGTGCTTTGTGGAAAAAATAGAACTTCCTTCTGGTTTCTCGCGTTTTTCTCCTTGGGTAAGGCTCTGAGGATTTTCATTATCCTGGGAATGGGGTTGGCGCTTGTTCCTTTGCAGGCTGAACAGTTCCGATTTTCCTACGTAAAGGGTGACAAGTTCCGTATTTTATCAGTAGTACAGGAAGATGTGTATATTAATCGTAGATTAACTCATCAGGCGGAGATTCTAAATCGCATTGCGGTTACTATCACGGATGTATCTGCCAATGGTACGGGACGGCACGATGCCATTTTCCAGACCTCGGAGCGAACCAGCAGCGTTGCGGGATGGGGAAGTTTTAGCTGGAGTCGAGAGTATCGTTCTGTTTTTGATAGGGATCCCCTCGGACGTTACACCATTGGCAAAGAATACTACATGCCAGTGGTACGGGATGTCCCCCTTTTTCCTGACCGGGAACTTGCGCCAGGGGATATCTGGTCTGCACCGGGGGAAGAGGTCCATGATTTTCGCGATAGTTTTGGAATTGTCGAACCTTACCGTATCCCTTTTGTCGCCCATTATACGTATGTCGGAACTCAGCCCTATCAGGGGAAAGATTACCCAACCTTCACGGTCCGATATACTATTTTTTATGAGGGACCCCCAGTGCGGGGAACCCTGTATCCCCTGCGGATTATGGGATCCTCTGACCAAAGCGTTTATTGGTCTAAGGAACTGGGCCAGCCGGCGGCCTATCGAGAAACCTTTCGAATTGTGATAGAGCTTTCTAATGGGCAGACTGTTGAATACCGTGGAACGGCCCGGGCCGATCTCTATGAAGCCGAGCCCATGAATCGAGAACAGGTAGCTCAAGATATACAAAAGGCCCTTTCGGGGGAAAAAATAGAAAATACCTCGGTGCGAGTTAGCGAAGAAGGGGTGGTAATTAGCCTGGAAAACATCCAGTTCGAGGCCGAATCGGCGGTTCTCCTGCCATCGGAACAGCAAAAATTACGACAGATTGCTCAGATCCTGCAAAAATACCCTGATCGGGACCTCTTAATTGCAGGTCATACAGCTCTGGCCGGTACAGCCCAGGGCCGCCACCGTTTGTCGGAAGAACGGGCCCGGGCGGTGGCGGATTTTCTTCTTACGTTAGGAGTTCGTCGACCTGAACAGGTGATTACGAGGGGCTATGGAGCAGAACGCCCCATTGCAGATAATAGTACCGAAGCGGGCCGCAGTAAAAACCGCCGGGTAGAAATTATTTTGCTTGAAAATTAAACGTGATATCCTGTTGAATAGAAGTAGAAAATGGGCAATCAAATTTGGCCACGACGTTGTTTCCTGTTATGGAAGCAAGATATTTGTACCAGATGCTCTGATAAAATTAGGATTGTATGAATCTTTAAGAACATGATAAAATAACTATACTATGCTGGTACGACCTACGGTAGAAGAGATAGTACAACAGGATTTAGAGGCTTTAAGACGGTGCCCGTACAAGTTAGATTGCGAGCACTGTGAAGAAGAAATCTGTGTAAAACTGGTATCGGTGGCGGATTTCCCTACCCGGTTTGGCCATTTTTCTATTCTCGGTTTTGTAAATAATCGGGACCGAAAGGACCATATCATTATTTTGAAGGGAGACATAGGAGACGGAGAGGGAATCCTTACAAGGATTCATTCGGCCTGTCTTACGGGAGATGCCCTCGGAAGTCTCCGCTGTGATTGTGGCCCCCAATTGCATCGGGCCCTCGAACTTATTGAGCAAGAAGGGCGGGGAATCGTGTTGTACCATCAAGAAGAAGGCCGGGGAATAGGGTTAGTGAATAAAATCCGGGCCTATGCCCTTCAGGATGCGGGATATGACACCTACGATGCAAACATTGCCCTGGGCTTTGCGGCGGATGAACGGGACTTTCGGGTCCCCGCGGCGATGCTCCAGAAAATTGGGGTAACAAGTGTGCGGCTCCTTACCAATAATCCCAAGAAAGTGGAGGAATTAGAGGCGGCGGGAATGCGGGTCATTGAACGGGTCCCCCTGGAATTACCTGCCCAGGAACATAACCGTTTTTACCTCGCTACCAAGAAGGAACGGTTTGGTCATTTCCTGTCCCTTGATCATACTCAGGGGCCTGTTACCCATTAAATCCCTTGCTCTGTTTTTTAGCGGCCAATGTTCAGGTAAGAATCAGTTCTCTATCCCCTCAGAGGGCCTTTTCTTTATTTTCCCTGGGTTTTTGATTTTTCTGAAAATTTCAGTAACCGTACCCGCTGCCATGAGCGCATCTGTACAAGGTGAGGAGGTGTGATAAGCTCGGTGGCGGAGGATACGAGCATGAAGCGATACACCGACAGTAACCTATAGAATCCTATTTTTTGCTATTTCTTGAAAAAAATCGTATATTTAAAATGAAGGGTTTAATGGAGGTTTGTATGGCAGAGATTATTTCAGGGGCCGATACCTCCTTGGTAGGGATTACGACCCCGCCGCCACCCCAAGAAACGGTAACGGTTCCCCAGGAAGCGCCGGAGCCTTCAGGAGAAGAAATTCAACCCGCCCCCTTGCCCCCCTATCAAGGGACAAGGATTGACGAAGAGGTGTAGCAAAAGGGCTGGCCCTGAAGGTGGGGAACAATCCTTTCGCAAATAAAGTAGGGGATCCTTTTCTTTTAGAAAAGAAGGGCCCTTGAAGGTAAGAGCGTGTTGCTTTTGGCTCCCGTGCGAATGTAAAGATGTCTGGGTTATCCCCATTTGATAAAACCGGGTAGATAAGGGTGCACCAACGCCGGGTGTTTAGGGAGAATTCGTACGGTATGTCCCTGCCTTCCGGTTTGGGTACATTGCACCCGCACCTGGAAACGATAACAGTCCCCCTCTTTCTGAACCGGTTTCATTTCGTCCCGCTGGGCCTCTTCGATAACTCCCTGATTAGACACCGTTCCATGGTATAGTTCTACCCGCACTTCCTCCGGTTGAAGGTTGCCCAGGCGAATACAAGCGCTTACGGTAAGGGAGTCGCCCCGCTGCATCACTGGCCGAGCGGTAGAGCTCATCGAGAGAACGGCAATCTGGGGCCAGTTGAGCTTAAGTTTCTGGAGATAGGCCGCGAGGGATTTGGATTCTTCATAGTTACCCGCCCGGATGCGCCGGTAGTTTTTAAGGGCCGGAAAATAATAATTCTGGGAATATTCCATCAACATGCGATGACTCGACATGGATTGGCCAATCGTTCGCATGCAGTTTTTCATCCTCCGGATCCACTCCCGGGGGAGCCCATCCCGGCCCCGTTGGTAAAAGAGGGGAATAATTTCCCGCTCCAGTAGATCGTAGAGGGCCCGGCTTTCTACATTGTCTTGGAGTTCCATGTCGGTGTACTGTTCCCCCCGACCAATTGCCCAGCCAATGTCGGGGGCATAGGCTTCGTCCCACCAGCCGTCGAGGATAGAGCAGTTAAGAACCCCATTCATGGCGGCTTTCATCCCACTGGTCCCTGAGGCTTCCAGGGGACGGCGGGGTGTGTTAAGCCACAGGTCGGCCCCACTGGTAAGGTACTTGGCCATGGTCATATCATAGTCTTCAAGAAAAACGATCTTACTGGTTACGTCGTATTTTTCGGCGAAGTGGATTATTTCCCGGATTAAATCCTTACCTGGTAGATCATGAGGATGGGCTTTGCCCGCAAAAATAAGTTGAATGGGGCGCTCTGAGTCCTTGAGTAGCCGGAGTAAGCGCTCCGGGTCCCGGAGCAGGAGATTCCCCCGTTTATAGGTGGCGAAACGACGGGCAAATGCGATGGTAAGGGTGTAGGGCGAAAGGGCATCCTCTGCCTGCTGAATGCGACTGTCGGTGGCGCCATTCCGTTCCAGTTGTCGGCGAATGCGGTCCCGGGCAAAGGCCACGAGTCGTTCCCGACGTCGTTCGTGGGTTCGCCATAGCTCTTCGTCGGAAATTCGATCCATCCTATTCCAGATAGAAAGGTCGGTGGGTTCTTCTTCGAAATGGGGACCGAAATAGCG
Coding sequences:
- a CDS encoding OmpA family protein; translated protein: MGLALVPLQAEQFRFSYVKGDKFRILSVVQEDVYINRRLTHQAEILNRIAVTITDVSANGTGRHDAIFQTSERTSSVAGWGSFSWSREYRSVFDRDPLGRYTIGKEYYMPVVRDVPLFPDRELAPGDIWSAPGEEVHDFRDSFGIVEPYRIPFVAHYTYVGTQPYQGKDYPTFTVRYTIFYEGPPVRGTLYPLRIMGSSDQSVYWSKELGQPAAYRETFRIVIELSNGQTVEYRGTARADLYEAEPMNREQVAQDIQKALSGEKIENTSVRVSEEGVVISLENIQFEAESAVLLPSEQQKLRQIAQILQKYPDRDLLIAGHTALAGTAQGRHRLSEERARAVADFLLTLGVRRPEQVITRGYGAERPIADNSTEAGRSKNRRVEIILLEN
- the ribA gene encoding GTP cyclohydrolase II, with amino-acid sequence MLVRPTVEEIVQQDLEALRRCPYKLDCEHCEEEICVKLVSVADFPTRFGHFSILGFVNNRDRKDHIIILKGDIGDGEGILTRIHSACLTGDALGSLRCDCGPQLHRALELIEQEGRGIVLYHQEEGRGIGLVNKIRAYALQDAGYDTYDANIALGFAADERDFRVPAAMLQKIGVTSVRLLTNNPKKVEELEAAGMRVIERVPLELPAQEHNRFYLATKKERFGHFLSLDHTQGPVTH
- the glgP gene encoding alpha-glucan family phosphorylase is translated as MNITTYTVKPKLPAPLQPLEELAHNLWLSWNFDAVMLFIRLDYDTWLHSQQNPARMLGMVSQERLEKMAQDDSYLAALKEVYNHFQRYKKGERWYRGSHRDVIAYFSMEYGLDVSLPIYSGGLGILSGDHMKTASDLGLPLVGVGLLYRQGYFKQYLNADGFQQESYPENDWYNMPVERKLKKDGKPLLISVDLAGRVTLAQIWEVKVGRNSIYLLDTNIEENAPDLRDITATLYGGDRETRIRQEILLGVGGIRALRALGINPAVAHMNEGHSAFLGLERIRELMEQEGLTFYEAKEALWPTNVFTTHTPVPAGNERFSIDLMEKYFRSWAEHMGLSWKEFLALGRENPDNEGEQFCMTVLALRLSAYCNGVARLHGRVSREMWKGLWPGLPVSEVPIGHITNGVHPRTWVSNNMVELLDRYFGPHFEEEPTDLSIWNRMDRISDEELWRTHERRRERLVAFARDRIRRQLERNGATDSRIQQAEDALSPYTLTIAFARRFATYKRGNLLLRDPERLLRLLKDSERPIQLIFAGKAHPHDLPGKDLIREIIHFAEKYDVTSKIVFLEDYDMTMAKYLTSGADLWLNTPRRPLEASGTSGMKAAMNGVLNCSILDGWWDEAYAPDIGWAIGRGEQYTDMELQDNVESRALYDLLEREIIPLFYQRGRDGLPREWIRRMKNCMRTIGQSMSSHRMLMEYSQNYYFPALKNYRRIRAGNYEESKSLAAYLQKLKLNWPQIAVLSMSSTARPVMQRGDSLTVSACIRLGNLQPEEVRVELYHGTVSNQGVIEEAQRDEMKPVQKEGDCYRFQVRVQCTQTGRQGHTVRILPKHPALVHPYLPGFIKWG